In a single window of the Coffea eugenioides isolate CCC68of chromosome 3, Ceug_1.0, whole genome shotgun sequence genome:
- the LOC113765596 gene encoding protein BOBBER 1-like, with protein sequence MAIISDINAGDDQPQQQQTSPVDQSQQQQTPPVNQPEPEEEKKGENQEPPKPERLAPNKSNGLDMENYTWGQSLQEVTIAVPVPPGTKSRFVVCDVKKDRIKVGLKNSPPILDGEFFGLVKAQDSIWSLEDNDISILLTKQDKTNWWKSLLKGGPEIDTQKVQPEPSKLSDLDMETRSAVEKMMFDQRQKQLGLPTSEEIQNQELMKKFKEQFPNMDFSGSKILGGRQK encoded by the coding sequence ATGGCGATTATCTCCGACATCAACGCCGGCGACGACCAACCCCAACAACAGCAGACTTCTCCGGTCGACCAGTCCCAACAGCAGCAGACCCCTCCAGTTAACCAGCCCGAGCCGGAGGAGGAGAAAAAGGGAGAGAACCAAGAGCCTCCCAAGCCGGAGCGTCTAGCTCCAAACAAATCCAACGGGCTCGACATGGAAAACTACACATGGGGCCAATCTCTCCAGGAAGTCACCATTGCCGTCCCCGTTCCTCCGGGAACAAAGTCGCGATTCGTCGTCTGCGATGTGAAGAAGGACCGCATCAAAGTCGGACTGAAAAACTCCCCTCCGATCCTCGACGGCGAGTTCTTTGGCCTTGTCAAAGCCCAGGACTCTATCTGGAGTTTGGAGGATAACGATATCTCGATTTTGCTGACGAAGCAGGACAAAACCAACTGGTGGAAGAGCTTGTTGAAAGGCGGGCCGGAAATCGATACCCAGAAAGTTCAGCCGGAGCCGAGCAAGCTTTCCGATTTGGACATGGAAACGAGATCGGCGGTGGAGAAGATGATGTTTGATCAGCGTCAGAAACAGCTAGGGTTGCCGACCAGCGAGGAAATTCAGAATCAGGAGCTGATGAAGAAGTTTAAGGAGCAATTTCCAAATATGGATTTTTCAGGGTCTAAGATTTTGGGTGGTCGACAGAAATag